GTGCCTTAAAGATGGAATATTTGACCTACCCTTATGTGGGTAAGGTCTCCGAATGCTTTGGCAAACCTCTCTCTGTCTTGCAGGAGCTAAAACCCCAAGGCCTCAATGAGGTTGTTTGCAATGAAGTGCTGAAGTCCCTCTCAAAGAAACGTCCTTGTTCCGTAGATATTGAGGAAACGTGTTCTGAAGGTGGTGGGGCTCAAAGggttcaagccttgaagcctcCGAGGCGATGGTGCAACAGGGAGGAAGAAGAGGAATGCTAAGAAGACCCAAGATGATGTAAGTTTAAAGAAGGATGATGCAGCAAAGTCTACCATTTCTGATGCTGCCAAGTGAAGAATAAGCTTtaattcgtagctttcttagcatgttgaacaatattttggGTTGTATGTTTGAACATCTTTTTATTTTCAGGGAACCGTTTAGGTCCCTTGGtggttaaagccttgaaggctttgGACAATGGTTTATGTTTGATGGCCAGTGTGGCCCTTGCTATGTCTAACTTTCAATGCTTGACTTATTATGTTTAACTTGTTGTGTTTGCCTTGTTATGTTTACTCCCTtgtgtttttatttgttttgtgtGTTGTCTTTGTTTATGGGTTGCGTATCCTATGTTATTTATATCTTAAAGGGTTTAGTGCTGTAGTCACTTAGCCTTaggatatttttaacaagaagatacaATGTCTATCATGTTTATGACATTCACGTAGTGTGTTTTTGGTTTGTAAGCCAATGttaaggcttaaggaacatttggtgtaggcttcttaaacccgtctatgagacatatttttaaaatttttctaagtctcatggagttgtattgatttaggaactcaccccttataaaGGTCCTATCAACTCTtaaacctattgagcgatgtggcctaagagctcatccccttacatggcccttgccatcgagtttcttgctaggttctcaacctgattataggatagaaagacaaattttgataaaaaaaactcCATCATTCATTTGTTTCAAAGTTCTTTGGTTACAGGGGGAATAGAACAACGTGTTGGAACTCTTTCTAACATATTTTGACTAAACACGGAACATTTGTCATTAGACCTTCCAAGCCATTTTTATCATGGCTTGGAGCACAGTAGGTGCAACATATTTCTTGGCCCCATTGTAAAGATCATCCAGTTCATAGGCATGAGTGGCTTTGAGCAGCTCCATTTCCTTCTTGACCATAGTGAGCTCTTGAGCCAATTTTTCCATTAGCTTGCTCTTGGCAGCGACCATCTTCCTCAGGTCCACCACCGTTTGCTTAGCTTCTTCAGCCTTTTTATGAGCAGCATAGCAATACCTGGTCATATGTTCTCAGCTTTGTAACAAACAAATTTGTTTagaatgtgtaacataagttcaggATTAGGGATACCGGAAATAACTTACTAGTTACACACTAGCATGGATTATCCTCTAGGCATGAAGGTGGTTCAAGCCTTTATAGGTAGGCACCTAAGGAGCATCACTAGGCATCCTCTTCTTGCTAGTTGAGGCTTTCCAGCGAGAGGCAGGAGCTTGGGGCTTTGGGATCTCAGTAGTAGGTTGCTCCTTCTTAACACCAGGATCCTTTGAGAGCATGTTTTCGATATCATCCACAACAAAGTGAGAGCTTGATCTACAAATTCATGTAACAGGTTTACAGGTCAGAACATTATATATTACATAACTAACATACAAAGGATGAGTTTTTTCTTACCAAACATGTCCAACTTCGAAGCAAGGCTGTTATAGCTTTATGTGGCTAAGGCAGTGACCCCCGTTTAAAATGTTTGGTCCGTAATAGGTACCTACAAGATGGCACTTACTTTGTCAAATGTATCAGTCTTGGGAGGAGCTAGATCAACAAACTTGGGCGCTGCATGAGaataaacaaaaatcaaaataaaccACAAGAATATGGGATACTTAGAGATCCTACAGATCCGAACCCTACCCTTTTTAATCTATTTCAAGGGCAAATTTTCCCCATTAAGAATAGAATCTTACTTCACAAAAAACTATTTCCCCTTCTATTTGTTATCGTTCTGGGTGGCCTTCATAACAAGGTGGGTTTGGCCGGTTTAGAGTTGGAAGAAGAAACGAGAGGAGTCATGGGTACTTGAGTTGTAAATGCTAGCAAGCTCAAGGATACCGATGTTAAGGCCATAAGAATTGGCTAGTTTCTCCAATACAAATAGAATCCTCTAGATCACTGGCATGGTCTGAGCATAACTCAGACTAGTGATTCTGAAAATCTCCGTGATCAGTGGAGGAAAAGGGTAAGCCATGCCAAGAGTGAATGGGTAGGCAAGAAAGGAAACCAGATTTTTAGGCAAGGTCAGAACGAGTTTTGGAATCGAAAGGTCTAATAACAGCTTGGTTTAGAAATGACTTACTGCCTTCTATTAGAAAGAGATCATGATCGGAAAAGGGGCACACACTTCTATTGTTTGGGATGATCCAACATATTTTGAGGAACAAAGTCCCCGTCAAAACTCGGCAATGGATGAGGCTGATCTTGTCATTTTCTTCCCCATACATTGAACAAGCGAAAAAACACAGAAAATGGTTGAAGcatttgagagagaaagagatgttACCTTGAAGATATGTGGAAGAAATGAAGTCGATGCGTAAATAAATAACTACCAAAAGTAAATATAGTGGTTAATGATTAtctaccccccccccaaaacaacACCATTTCAAGCTTTGGTTATTGCACCATGTCCCATCACATCCTATCCATTTTTTATGATCACAATTTTGTAAAACATAACAACTTCAACAGGTCTTACAGTTGTCCTATTTTTTGGGACGCTTGTTATGGGTCAATTTCGTGGTCCGGAATCACGGATCCTGGGTATGTTCAGTATCCTGGATTTACTTGTGATATTAACAAATATATCATGTTATGTTCTTGACTTATATTTGCATGAGATAAATTACGACTTAGTCATTGATAAAGACTCACAAATGTGGTTATCAAATACATGTGGAACAAGTCCTCAACGGTCAAGAAAAATGGCACATTCCCTGAGTTAATTGGGATAGtttgttatttttgttttctttatAATGAGACATGAACGATAATAGTAGAACACATTAAACATTCTCACTTTACAGGTTCACTGCAAAACACACTCATTGAAACACTTAACACGATCGCTCATTATTCCCGTGTTGTACTTCATTCAAAGATCAATAACATAAACAAGAAACAAAATGACCAtttcccgaggttttatgccggagatcctAAGGAACTAAAGGTTTTCCTCGTAACACGTTGTGTCGTTTTACTGTTTTCTTTACATTGTTCTTTGCAAACATTCATCAAGCACAATACCTAACAttctaatttgatcactaaattatTCCAGTATTTTTTtaccaaaataataataataatataatttgatTTATGTATCCACATACCCGCTCATcacttataataataataataataataataataataataataataataataataataataataataataataataataataatataatttggTTTTTGTATCCACATGACCCGGTCATCACTTGTTAATcaaataatctatactatattataatgcatgagcgagaggtattttaagatacccaaaaataagaacttttccccctatttatagaaagacccctaaaatgagggtagtttggtctttcaaacattatttattttttagcccccaAACTTATTGCATTTAAATCCCTGAGGTTTTAACAAAAcaatagataattagttacaattcacccatccacaacaaacttatattttttaCGTATTtttgacatatcttataaactatactgtttaaaaaaaatccaaagacaACATGATGACCTGCACATTTTCGTCAacgtttcggtagttgtcttgttcaatatcgacgcacGGATTAAAAAGTAAAAGTCGATGATGCTTTaatgtacaagtgattaaagaaGAAAATAACAACTAATATTTTCAAaataaataaagttaaaaaaaattcgTACAAAATAAAGATAATATTACTACCATAAAATTATTTTTCTATTTAAGTTTTTTTCTACATATTCATTGTTTCTTTTCATAGCTAATTATTTTTGCTTAATTGAGAATTGATTACGTgtgacattttattttattaaaactgtctaatatctatacttagatgtatcttataaaaacttaaaactaaccacaacaaacttcctaaataaaggggtggcaaatctaaaattaaaccctaatgcaTTTCTATAGCTACCATTGTAAATACATAGCATGACACCCCtatatctattgctaaacaaagttaaaaaatgaATCCAGTTCTGAATTCAATTGTTGCGAAAAACCAAGCATGTGAGATTGAAAATTCTAAGATCAGTTCTGTTATATCGCAGCagtgaataattgttttcttttatttagttttatgtgaatgttaaattatttgatttttcagattcagttgcatgatgaacatgccaatttaaacaacCCAGTTGTCAAACaagcttctaaggtattgattttgctggtttttaagtattaattttgcgtatatctttcatattaacatgttcgttatgtgattatatgtgtgttttattgcaGGATGATAGTGTTAAAAGTGTtgatattatttcttatggtgcaatcTTTAGTCTATACAAGTTTAATCTTCAACGTGAATTTAGTGAagaggtaattttaaggtttatttaatctttttaaCCTTTTGTATTCAATTTTTGTCCTTTTTAAGGATCGGAAGTTTGAGACTCAAAGGAAGAGATCCAAGAGACTCTCTGAATGGAAATGGAGTGAGGCTATTAATTTAGACGATTCTGAGAACAATGACAAAGAAGAGGAATTAGAAGACACTTCCGATTCAAGCACAAACCAGAAAATCTGATTAAAATTACCTCGAGTGTCAATTTAGAAACGGAACAGATTTCATGCAGTCTAATATGAAatctatcaagtgtttttatgttttttttttattttcagttgTTATGTTTGATCTTGACAtatgaataaagtttattttatatttcaaCTTTATTTTTTGTGTTAATATAATTCAGTTATTGACGATattaataaagttcaaaatatagTTAGTCAATAGATAGATATTGAAGTTAGATATAGTCAAgctgaaattataaaatattgcagttattcttggatattatctaataatttgtatttcttaattaaaaataatagagtaataaactttaaagctaaactgaacttactatgatataaagttaataaatatataaactcttaacatcatatttttttataaaaaaatgtttttaaaattttataaaaataaaaattttatatgtatataaaaacgaaatttaacaattaaagttaaaggtgtaaaacgtacttacgagtcaactactattttttattttataaaaacaaaaattttaaacttaaagtttattcgATGAGTAtcatgtggatatttaaaaaaaagttatgaactttaaagaataaaattataaactttatcatttaaccaacaaaataaacttactttactACTATAGCaccttatcttttattttttgtcatttgattattattttttattaaaaacgaaACTTTACATGTGTAAAACATTTTTTACTCTATTTATAAACATAACATtttgtttttctataaaaaaaattattttataaacattttttgtaacaagtaatataaataaaatactccagaaatttacaatctttactagataaatactaaattgtgttgcaaatttttaggaattataagttcaactatattgttatagataatattattCACTTTCAAAATAATTctttaccaacttgactagatacgtagtagattgtgttgcatatttttaggaattataagttaaaattagactcatatagataaaattagttaggaactaaaaatctgaacttagtataatataaagttaataaagatataaactcttaacatcctcTTTCTTATAAAAACAgttcttgaaattttataaaaatataattttttatatctGTAAAAAAACGAAacttaacaatttaagttaaaggtctaaaacgtacttacgagtcagatactattttttttttacttttataaaaacgaaaattttaaacttaaagtttattggatgagtactatgtggatatttaaaaaaagttatgaactttaaagaataaaattatactttataatttaaccaataaaataaacatactttacatttataacaacttatcttttattttttgtcttttgattattattttttataaaaaaaagtaatattttttgtcttttcattattaatttttataaaagaacaaaactttacatattttttttgaacgactaATTTCTTTAATTCTCtgtcgtctgtgggacttgaacccaagaccttccaCTTCCCAATCTAGGTGTTTTAAAGGTTTTGCCTTTGTCAATGGAGCACCACCCCATTGGTAAACTTtacatatataaaaaattatttattttatttataaacaaaacattgTATTTCTAAAAAGAAATGATTTTTTTAAAGTTTGTAACAAGTAATGTTATATATATCTATCTATCGTATCTTATATATAACAattacatgataaaacatatGTAACTAAAATACTTAACATTTCTTTCAGTTCCCCAAACTGCTCGAGCAGctactactgatgtatcagttaAAGAGGAGATCAAAGAAGAAACTCGTCCTCCAAAAGATGTACAATCaaacaggaagagatacaagaAATTCCAGAGGACGTTGATCTCGATGATGAGAAATGGTGGTGTGACAATGTGGATGGGATCCTTAAGATGTTTAAGCCGTATGATTACTAAATTTTTAATCTCATGATGCAAAATACTTGACACTTGAGCTTTTACTTTTCAACATTTATGTTTAAGACTTATCTTTCCTTATTTGTGTGCTactttatataacttttaattatGTTTAagacttatttttttttattcgTGTGTTACTTTATTACACCAATGATTTCTTGAAATACTTGATAATTTAAATTCTAAATTTAACAATTACTAGACATGTGTAacacttatgacatatatccaccacaataatgttatcataaatattatacgaataagaaaactaacagAAACGAGCAacgcccccgccgcatcgcgcggacACCCTACTAGTACATAAtacaatatataatatattacaatATCTTAAATGTTAATCACTTGTTAATTAAAcaataaatcatcatcatcatcatactcagtaaatctcaccaatagcaaagcaaagatatggtctgaggagggtaagagcAAAGCAAagatagggtctgaggagggtaagatgtagacagccttacctctacccccgTCATCCACCATGCCTCTACCGACATCGACACCACGCCTCCCCTTACTACCACCGGTCTGGCCTAGGAATAGAGAgcctgcttccagtgagacccccggctcgacaATAGTTTTGTATCAAGACTTGGACATAAGGcgcataacactcagcaatcgcgACAAAGACCGATTaatgcatgtacccttttgtctttcaactatcaatgccaccacatgatgcatgaacAGCCGTACTCAACtttgcttttaacgttattttcatgaaattagtaaaataatgttaaaattgGTGCACTTTCACTCCCCCCCCCCCCTagacccacacatatatacattatacgCGCATACTACAAGTGGGGCGTataattaaacaataaaatagaAGAAAATATAGTTGAAGATAATATAATATCTTAAATGTTAATAGACGGCAAATGTTCTATATGTAAAGACGGCATATGTGTATTTTAAGGCATGGTTGGAAAATAAGCTATCCATTTCTATATGTAAAACGGGATTCCAAATGTCAACTTTTAGAATTCACAAATgaataattataaataataacACCCAAAACTCATTCAAACAATACTGCACCCCACACCCTATCAACAACCCCAAcctgtatgtgtatatatacacCCCTTGGCTCCTTGTTTACTTAGCAACCTTCTCTGTTGCCATCCATCACAACTACAAACAAAAGAAATTTCCAACAAAAATTTCCCAGAGCGTCTGGAATTTCCTACGCATTTCCGACAAATAAATGGACTCGTTGCCTATCTTACTTTATGTTATACTCCCTCTCTTGACCCTCTTTCTTCTCTCCCGTTGTCGCCGAAAACCGTATCCACCGGGTCCACGAGGATGGCCAATTATCGGCAACATGTTGATGATGGACCAACTCACACACCACGGACTTGCTAGTCTGGCTGAAAAATACGGTGGTATACTTCACCTTAAGATGGGCTTCGGCCATACTGTCGCTGTTTCGTCGGCAGAGATGGCGCGACAAGTACTCCAAGTCCAGGACAACATATTTTCCAACCGTCCGGCCACCATCGCCATCTCGTATCTCACATACGACTGTCAAGACATGGCGTTCGCCAACTATGGCCCCTTTTGGCGCCAGATGCGTAAGCTATGTGTCATGAAGTTGTTCAGCCGAAGGCGAGCAGAGTCATGGGACTCCGTCCGCGACGAGGTTGATTCCATGATCAAAATAACCGCAGCCAGCTCTGGCTCCCCGGTTAACCTAGGCGAGCTCGTGTTCGGGTTAACACATGATATAATATATCGAGCAGCGTTCGGGTCAATTTCACATGAAGGGAAAGAAGAATTTATTAAAATTCTACAAGAATACACCAAGCTTTTTGGTGCGTTTAACTTGGCGGATTTTATCCCGTGGCTAGGGTTTATCGACCCTGCGGGATTAAACACCCGTCTGCCCAAAGCCCGGGCGGCGTTAGACGGGTTCATCGATAAAATTATCGATGAACATCTGAACAAGAAGAAGAAAACCGACGAGGTTGATAATGATATGGTGGATGAGATGTTGGCGTTTTATGGTGAAGAGGGGAAAATAAACGAAGGGGAGGATTTGCAGAACGCTATTAGACTCACCCGTAACAATATCAAAGCCATTATTATGGTATGTTACCTTTTGAAATTTAATCTACATATACACACACTCACAAATCACACACATATATCTTATATGTATTTCAGAAAAAAAGAAAGTCTTAAATAGTATTATTATATAGTAATACTATTAAACTTTATTATTAGAAACACAAGAAACACAACGTTACTAAATTAACATCTAGTCGACAATGATAGAAATATAGAATAACCGGAAATAATCTTTATATATTAAGATTAGGTAAGATTTTGTGAATATATTGTTATTTACAAGCAATGATTCATGTTTTGAAGTAttgtttagaaaatatatatacacatatattatTTCAAGCATATAAAACTTAACAAACTCTTTTAGCATAAGTGTGAAAACTTGAAAATATCGGATCTATtattatgatatatatatatatatatatatatatatatatatagggagccgctagaatgagaaccacctcgagttgtaagaaccgcgagaactacaccccacggagcgccgttcgccgcgattttttttttacaagtagatgtgtgcattataaacacggccgtaaaaaatcacggcgaacggcgctccgtggggtgtacttttttacacctcaagtttggtgaaaaaaaaagaaaaaagaaaaaaaattaaaaaacacaaaacttgaggtgtaaaaaagtacatcccacggagcgccgttcgccgtgattttttacggccgtgtttataatgcacacatctacttgtaaaaaaaaaaatcgctgcgaacggcgctccgtggggtgtagttctcgcggttcttacaactcgggtggttctcattctagcagccccctatatatatatatatatatatatatatatatatatatatatatatatatatatatatgtgtataacTGAAGAAAAAAAACATTTAATTCTAATCAGAGAGATAAAATATTTAAACTTTATTATTATACCttttctatttattttttaatctataaaaatgaaaaagaatgAATACTCCAGATtggttcattttgttcacaaaaacCATTAGGTTCACTCttgaacgctaaatattgcgagaaccgtgagaataAATGAGAACATCaataaaaaccatttttttaataCAACCCTCATTgaaattaaaatacaacatcaaataattcatgtATCCTTTTAAAATCACtcttattagatttttttttacatatgtgtaattacaacaaattacacatgtgtaaataattcttaatttacgaattcacgtaaatttaaacgtgtaaatttaatttctaaaaTTGTATTCGGATAATAATGATaatgtaaaaagaaattttgaatttgaattgttttttgactaagttctcatggtttttttaTTCGTTCTTATGGTtttcacaatatttagcgttctcatttaaaccttctccaatatatatatatatatatatatatatatatatatatatatatatgatatctAAGAAACTTTATTGAGTTAAGAAAACTTTGAAAACCCAATCTCTatcattcaaaaaaataaaaaaaaaaaaaaaactatggtTGAAATTGGATGTTACATAAAATAACTTTTCTGACCATGTAACAAACTGACTAAAAGTACACGTAAcagttttttgttttcttttcatttttctaTACTGACACACTAACATGTAACAGGTTTGTCTGTTACACTAATTGTTTTCTATAAAACATGTAACATGTTTTTACATGCACTATATATTGAAAACTCGTAAAATATTTAAGTTCTAAAATGTTACACTTTGTAAAACTTACAAAATTTGctattgaaaacaaaaaaaaatgtaacatatgaTGTTACATCTACGTAAACGATCGAAAGAGGTGTAACATATCAACTTTCTCTCTATCCTGACAAAGCTGTTACAGGTCAGAAATCTTAAAAAAATTCTAACACGGGACAACATGTGGTCTATTCGTTAaattttttgagtttttttttttaacttaagaGGCTTTTTCTTGTGTAGTCGCCctctttatttatatatatatatatatatatatatatatatatatatatatatatatatatatatatatatatgtgtgtgtttctGTGTTGAGGTAGCACGTTGTATCATATCTTCACCCTACCGGTTTCATTTAAAATTTAAACGCATTGAAAAACATTGAATGGTGATGGGAAGTTCACGAATGATTGCATATTACAAATCTTTTTCGCAGAATTTATTTATCTTAATTTattggtttctttttttttttcaaattataaaGAATACGCATATTATTAGGCGTAGTTTAGTTTGCCGGTGGAGTCGAATATAACGACAAATATGATCAAATCACGCTGGGATATGGATATATGGATAGATTTGGATGTCACGCTCTCAATAGCTTGTAATTcataacaatatatatatttcttatATACAAATATATTTCCTATATACAGACGAGTAACATCTGTAAAGAAAAACTATCAAACTAATGTTTTATATGTATGCAAACTACTGTTACTCAGTGCTCGCGTTGCGGGGCGCTAAGCCGAatattttttggttttataacatGTACACCTGTATTTTTGGTTACTTGTATATACTACttaggggaggaggggtggttcactaATGATAGATTCTATCACTCTCACTCTCCAATCAAATCATgtcatgtcatcaacc
This is a stretch of genomic DNA from Helianthus annuus cultivar XRQ/B chromosome 16, HanXRQr2.0-SUNRISE, whole genome shotgun sequence. It encodes these proteins:
- the LOC110915418 gene encoding cytochrome P450 84A1, which codes for MDSLPILLYVILPLLTLFLLSRCRRKPYPPGPRGWPIIGNMLMMDQLTHHGLASLAEKYGGILHLKMGFGHTVAVSSAEMARQVLQVQDNIFSNRPATIAISYLTYDCQDMAFANYGPFWRQMRKLCVMKLFSRRRAESWDSVRDEVDSMIKITAASSGSPVNLGELVFGLTHDIIYRAAFGSISHEGKEEFIKILQEYTKLFGAFNLADFIPWLGFIDPAGLNTRLPKARAALDGFIDKIIDEHLNKKKKTDEVDNDMVDEMLAFYGEEGKINEGEDLQNAIRLTRNNIKAIIMDVMFGGTETVASAIEWALTELMHTPESLKCVQQELADVVGLDRRVEESDFEKLTYFKCVIKETLRLHPPIPLLLHQSAEATEVGGYHIPKGTRVMINAYAVNRDKGAWENPNTFNPSRFLQSGAPDFKGSNYEFIPFGSGRRSCPGMQLGLYALEMAVAHLLHSFTWELPDGMKPSEIDMTDVFGLTAPKAIRLVAVPTPRLLCPLY